The genome window GCAAAAGCTGGTGGGCAATATCGACACCTCGACCCGCGTCTCGGATTCGATCCAGCAGCATGTGCGCTCGGATGCCGCGCTTTATGCCAAGACCACCGGCCCGAAACTTGCCTTCGCCACCGCCGAATGGTTCAGCCGCCCCGGCCCGGAACTCTATGGCCGCGTCAGCGCCGGCATGTTCGAGAAGATGTTCGGCGGGGTCTCGGGCGAACTCCTCTGGGCCCCGGTCGAGCGGCGCTATGCGCTTGGGGTTGAGCTGAACTATGTGAAACAGCGCGATTATGACGGCGGGCTCGGCTTTCTCGATTATGATGTGCTGACTGGTCACGCCTCGCTTTATTACGATTTCGGGGGCGGTTATCTTGCCCAGATTGATGCGGGCCGCTATCTCGCGGGCGATCTCGGCTCGACCCTGACCCTGACGCGGCGCTTCGGGAACGGGTTCGAAGTGGGCGCCTTCTTCACCCTCACCGATATCAGCTTTGATGATTTCGGCGAGGGCTCGTTTGACAAGGGGATCACCATCAGCCTGCCCTTGTCCTGGGTCACGGGCCAGCCGACGCAGCAAAGGCTGGGCCAGGTGATCCGCCCGATCCAGCGCGATGGCGGCGCAAGGCTCAGTGTCCGCAACCGGCTTTACGGGCTGACCCGGGATGAGACGGATGCGGCCCGGGGCATCGGCTGGGGGCGGTTCTGGCGATGAGACAGCGCATGACGGCGATGACCCCTTTGAAGATGCCGCTGGCCCTTATGCTGGCAGCCTTGGTCCTGAGCGGCTGTGCGGGCCGGACCAGCGAAGCCTTGATGGCCCGCTATGCCGGAAGCCCACCCGGCGAAGCTGTCTCCGCCGCGCCCGCAGGCGCTGCGCGCCTGATCGTGCGGATCCCGAAAGCGGGGCAATCGGCGCTTTTGCATGAAGCGGGCGCGCGCGATGGAGTCCGGCGCTGGCAGGCTTCGGATAATGTGCAGATCTATACGCGCGATGGCATGATCATCGGCACCCGGGGTCTCGGCACTGATCTGATGAGCGCCGATACCGGTGCCGCGGCAGCGCTGATCCGCGAGGCGCGCAGCGCACAGGTGCCGCGCATCTACCGTCTGCTTGACGGCGAGGACCGGCTGGAGATCCGCTCTTACATCTGTGACATTCTCCCCGCACAGGCGGAACAGGTCCGTATCGGCGAGGCGGAATGGACTACGGCGCTCCGCGTCAATGAGACCTGCCACAGCCCGCGTGGCGCGCTTTCCGGCACCCATTGGGTGAAGGAGGGCCGCATCCTGCAAAGCATTCAGACCTTTGATCCGGGCTTTGGTCCGGTCGATATCCTCTTCCTGCCATGATCCAGCCCGTTATCCCTTCTGTGATCCCCTTCTGTGAGGCCTCCGATGCGTAACCCTCCTTTGCTTGCCACGCTCCTGGCCGGGCTTGCGCTGTCGCTGGCAGGCTGCGGCATTGCCTATCAAAGCACCAGTATCCGCGAAGGTGTGGCGGACGGCACCAAGGTCAGGGTGATCGGCCTGACGCCCGAAACCACACTGGCCGCCAATCAGCAGGCCTATAGCCCGCGGGCGCTGCCTGCGGCCTTCAGCGCGACGGCCGGCACCCATGGCACAATGGCGCGCGGCCTGCCCGCGCCCGCCAACCTGCCCGAACAACGCCAGGGCGTGCCCGCGACCAGATTGCCGCCTGCCGTCGCGGCGACCCCCTATCAGGTGGGTGTCGGGGATGTGGTTTTGCTCGCGACCAAGGCGCCCGCCAATTCGGTGGCCGAGTTGTCGGGCCTCCTGGCTGCGCAAAACAATCGCCAAGGCTATACCGTCCAGGATGACGGCGCGATCGCCATTCCCGATGTCGGCCGGGTCCGCATCGCGGGTATGACGCTGGAGGATGCCGAAGCGGCCGTGTTCCAGCGTCTCGTTGAGCGCCAGATGGATCCGAGCTTCAGCCTCGAAGTGGCCGAATTCAACGCCCGCAAAGTGCCGATCGGCGGCGCTGTGGCAAATCCCGGTGTGGCGCCGGTCACGCTGACACCGCTGACGCTGGACACGGCGCTGGCAGCGGTGGGCGGCATCGCCGCGCCTGACCGCTCCTCCGCAGTGATCCGCATCTATCGGGCGGGGTCGCTTTATGAGATCCCCGTCACCGAATTCCTGCGCAACCAGAGCTACCAGAAAACCCGTCTCCTTGACGGCGATACGGTCTTTGTCGACAGCGATTATGATCTGACCCGTGCCGAGGCCTATTTCTCCGAACAGCTCGCGCTGCAGGGCGCGCGCTCTTCGGCCATCACCGCACTCAGCCAGGAAGTGGGCATCCGCCGCTCTGAGCTGGAAGAGCAGCGCGCGAATTTCAACACGAGGCTCGAGCTTGGGGCCGAGAAGCGGGACTATGTCTATCTGACCGGTGAGGTCGGCAAACAGGGTCGCTGGGCTCTGCCCTATGACCAGAGCGCAAGCCTTGCCGATGCCCTGTTCGATCAGGGCGGCATCGCGGCCAAGACCGGCAATCCAAGACAGATCTACGTGCTGCGCGGCTCGGCGGATCCGCGTGAATTCGGCGCCCTGACCGCCTGGCATCTTGATGCCGGTGCCGCAGCCGGCCTGATGCTGGCGACACGTTTCGAGATGCGCCCGAATGACGTGGTTTATATCGCGCAGCAGCCGGTCACCAAATGGGACAGGGTCGTCTCGCAGATCACACCCAGCCTGATCACGGTTCCGCTGAACAATCTGACCGAAAACTGAACAAAAGCCGGGCAGAAGCCCGGCTTTTTGCACAAAGATACCGCCTGTCTGCTCTGGCGCGGCGCGCGCAAGGACCCTGTCATATTAATGGTTTAAAAATGGTTGTAATATGATGAGGATTGCGGCATTGGCTGGTACCGGCGTCACAATCTGTGACAAAAAGGGGCGTTGATAAATAATCGGGAACGATTAAAAGCTGTGCGCTGATCCCGGATCGCCCGGGCTCTTTCCCTGTTCTGCGCTTTGGTAAACAAGTTTTTTTTTGCGAAACTCGAAAAATAACTTGTTTAGGACTTCCCATGGCCGACGGAGCCTTGTCGACATCCTGTAAGACCACCGCTGAACGGACCCCGATTCCATTCGCAGGCGCCACCAGGAAGGGCTTTTACCGTTCTTACGGCAAACGCTTTCTGGATTTTTTTCTGGCCCTGATTCTCGTGCCTGTTGTGGTGCCGGTGCTGGTTGTGCTTGCGCTGCTTATCGGCAGGTCACCTTTCTACAGCCAGATCAGAATTGGCAAAGACGGCCGGACTTTCCGCATGTGGAAGCTGCGCTCGATGGTGCGTGATGCTGATGCGGCCCTTGCCGCCTGTCTCGCCCGGGATCCGAGGCTCCGTCGTGAATGGGATCTCAATCAGAAGCTGGATCAGGACCCCCGCATCACCCGGATCGGTCGCCTGATCCGCAAGACCTCGTTTGATGAATTGCCACAGCTCTGGAATGTGCTGCGTGGCGATATGAGCATTGTCGGCCCGCGCCCGATGATGCTGGATCAGAAAGATCTCTATCCGGGCCAGGCATATTACCGGCTGCGTCCCGGCCTGACCGGCCCCTGGCAGGTCTCGGACCGCAATGCTGTCTCTTTCCGGGCAAGGGCGCAATTTGACGAAGACTACGAGCATCACCTGAGTTTTCGGGGTGACTGCGGCCTTATCCTGAAAACCATCAGAGTCGTGCTGCGCGCGACCGGGAAATAAGCGAGGACATGGCATGACAGAGACAATGATGTTCCAGGGGGCGGTTGTGCTCTATCTGCTGATTTCGCTGATTGCGCTCGCGCTGACCTATCGCGAGCAAAGGCGCAACGGCATCTCTTCGCCCCTGTTTCGCATGATGGGCTTTGCCCTTTGCACGATATGGCCTGTCACCTTTGTGGTTTTCACCTCGCTCCAGCTTGTGACGCGCACCTGAGAGACCCTGTCAGGATGGCCTGTATGCGGGGATGGGAATCGTCTATGAGCCAGGCAGCCGGCAAGCGGCCAGAACATCTTTCGGCTTGCTGCCTGGGATAAAATCATGAAACTGCTGATACTTGGTATAAACTTCGCCCCCGAAATGATTTCGACGGGGCTCTATACAACCGGCCTTGCCGAGGCGATGGCAGAGGCTGGCGATCAGGTCAGCGTGGTCACCGCCCAGCCCTATTTCCCGGCCTGGAAAGTGTTTCCCGGCCATTCGCGCTTTTTCTGGAGCCGGGGCGAACTGCCTTCGGGGGTCCGCTATATCCGCTGTCCGCATTACGTGCCGGCAAAGCCCACCGGCGCGCGGCGTATTCTGCACCATGCCAGCTTCGCGCTGACCTCCTTTCCGGTTCTGGCCTGGAAAGCCCTTATCGGGCGCCCCGATATGGTGCTGGTGATCGCGCCTGCGCTGCTGCCTGCCCCCTTCGCCTGGGCGCTGGCGCGGCTTTCGGGGGCGAAATGCTGGCTGCATGTGCAGGATTTCGAGGTCGAGGCCGCCTTTGCCACCGGCCTTCTGAAACCGGCCAGCCTTGCCGGCCGCCTGGCCCGGAAATTCGACCGCTGGATCCATCGCCGCTTTGACAGGGTCAGCACGATCTCGGGCCCGATGCTGCGCAAACTGTCGGAAAAAGGCCTGCCGCCCGGCCGCATTTTCGAACTGCGCAACTGGGCCAGGCTGGATGATGTCACGCCCCTGACCGGCCCGTCGCCTTACCGCGAGGAATTCGGCATCACCGAAGAGCATGTGCTGCTTTACTCTGGCAATATCGCGAATAAGCAAGGGCTTGAGATCCTTCCCGATGTGGCGCAACGGCTGGCGCATCGCAAGGATCTGCGCTTTGTGATCTGCGGCCAGGGGCCGTTCCTCGATGAGCTGAAGACGCTTTCCTCTGGTCTCGACAATATCTCCTTCTTCCCGCTGCAACCGCTGGAGCGGCTGGGGGATCTCCTGGGCCTTGCGAGCCTGCATCTCCTGCCCCAGATCGCGGGCGTCTCAGAATCGGTGCTGCCCTCGAAACTGACCAATATGCTGGCCTCGGGCCGCCCGGTTCTGGCCACCGCCGAGCCGGGCACCGCGCTGGCCGATGAGATCGCAGATTGCGGCAGTGTCACGCCGCCCGGCGATGCGGCAGCACTGGCAGAGGCGATTTCCGCGATGCTCGACAACCCTGAACAGCGCGAGGCCTGCGGGCTCGCCGCCCGGGCCCGCGCCCTGGAACATTGGGACAATAAGCGCATTCTCGAGCGCTTCCGCCTTGCCGCCCATGACCTGACCGGCCAGCCCCAGCCCATTGCCCATCCTGCCGCCAAAGCGACAGAAGCTTCCCTGATCAAGAGAACGAGACAGACATGAAAAAGGCCCTTATCACCGGCATCACAGGCCAGGACGGCTCTTACCTGGCCGAATTCCTGCTGGAAAAGGGCTATGAGGTGCATGGGATCAAGCGCCGTGCCTCGTCTTTCAACACGCAGCGTGTCGATCACATCTACCAGGATCCGCATGTCTCGAACGCGCATTTCCGGCTGCATTACGGCGATCTGACCGACAGTTCCAACCTGACCCGCATCCTGCAGGAAGTGCAGCCCGACGAGGTCTATAACCTCGGCGCGCAAAGCCATGTCGCAGTGTCTTTCGAGGCGCCGGAATATACCGCCGATGTCGACGGGATCGGCACTTTGCGCCTGCTGGAAGCGATCCGCTTCCTCGGGCTGGAGAAGAAGACCCGCTTCTACCAGGCCTCGACCTCCGAACTTTATGGCCTTGTGCAGGAGACCCCGCAGCGCGAGACCACGCCCTTCTGGCCCCGGTCTCCTTACGCGGTGGCCAAGCTCTATGCCTATTGGATCACGGTGAATTACCGCGAGGCTTACGGCATCTATGCCTGCAACGGCATCCTCTTCAACCATGAGAGCCCGCGCCGGGGCGAGACCTTTGTCACCCGCAAGATCACCCGCGGTCTCGCGAATATCGCCCAAGGGCTGGAGCCCTGTCTCTTCATGGGCAATATCGACAGCTTGCGCGACTGGGGCCATGCGAAAGACTATGTCCGGATGCAATGGATGATGCTGCAACAGGACGTGGCCGAGGATTTCGTCATCGCCACCGGTGTGCAATATTCGGTGCGCCAGTTCATCACCTGGTCGGCGCAGGAACTGGGGATCGAACTTGCCTTCACCGGCGAGGGTGTGAGCGAAATCGCCACCGTGGTCTCGGTCTCGGGCGACAAGGCGCCTGCGGTCAGGCCGGGCGATGTCGTCATGCGCATCGACCCGCGCTACTTCCGCCCGGCCGAAGTGGAAACCCTGCTCGGCGATCCGGCAAAGGCAAAAGAAAAACTCGGCTGGGTGCCCGAGATCACTGTTCAGGAAATGTGCTCCGAGATGGTGGCCGAAGACCTGAAAGTCGCAAAACGCCACGCCTTCCTGAAAGCCCACGGCCATGACGTGCAGGTAAGTGTCGAAGGTTAAGGGATGCGGCTCTGGCTATGGGTATTTACGGCGCCCGCGCCATCGAAACCTGTATGAGCCGCGCCCTTACGTCCAACATCATCGAGTGAGCCTTATATGAGCTACGATCTTTCCAACAAACGTATCTGGGTCGCAGGCCATCGTGGCATGGTTGGCGGCGCTGTGGTGCGGCGCCTGGCGTCTGAGGGCTGCGAAGTGATCACCGCCGGTCGCGATGTGGTGGACCTGGTCGATCAGGCTCAGGTCAAAGCCTGGATGGCAGAAACAAAGCCCGATGCCATCGTGCTGGCCGCCGCCAAAGTTGGCGGCATCAAGGCCAATAACGATTTTCCGGTCGACTTCCTCTATCAGAACCTGATGATTGAGACGAATATCCTCCAGGCCGCGCATGAGAATGACGTCGAACGGGTGCTGTTCCTCGGATCCTCCTGCATCTATCCGAAACTGGCGCCGCAGCCGATCCGCGAGGACAGCCTGCTGACCGGGCCGCTCGAGCCGACCAATGAATGGTATGCCATCGCCAAGATCGCCGGCATCCGCCTGACCCAGGCCTATCGCCAGCAATATGGCCGCGACTGGATCTCGGCGATGCCGACCAACCTTTACGGCCCCGGCGACAATTACGACCTGAGCTCCTCCCATGTCCTGCCCGCGCTTCTGCGCAAGTTCCATGAGGCAAAGGTCTCAGGCGCAGAGACGGTAACTGTCTGGGGCTCGGGGACGCCTTTGCGCGAGTTCATGCATTGCGACGATCTGGCCGATGCGCTGGTCTTCCTGCTGAAAGAGTATTCCGGCTTCGACCATATCAATGTCGGATCGGGCGTCGAGGTCACGATCCGCGAGCTGGCCGAAACAATCGCAAAAGAAGTGGGCTATGAGGTTAATTTGGTCTTCGACGCGGCCAAACCCGACGGCACCCCACGCAAGTTAATGAATACAAGCCGGCTGCATGAACTAGGCTGGAATAATGCACGTAGCCTAAAGCAAGGAATACATAGTGCCTATGAGGAATTCTTAAGCAGAGACAATAATTAATGCTTACCCTACGCAAACGCTGGAAGAATTCACCGATCTTTAGGAGATTGGCCGGAGGCGTGGGCGCAATTGCGTTGGGAAAAATATGGATACTACTTACCCAAATCGCACTCGTGCCAGTCCTATCGAACACTTGGGGCGCAGAGGCGTACGGGCAGTGGCTTATGCTCAGCACAATTCCAATTTATATTGCTCTTACTGATTTTGGTATTGGGACAGCCGCAGGTGTTGAAATGACTCGCCACCTTGAGAGAGGTGATGATACCGCCGCAAATCGAGTTTACCAATCCGGGTGGGTTTTCCTTACTCTCATATCTTTTTTATCGGGCGCCACTGTCTGGGTTGGGATAGGAATTTGGCACAAATACGATGCCACCATGTATGATATGCAAGTCGCCGCGGGGCTAATGGTAGCAGCATCTATCCTTACACTGCAGGTTTTTGTTCTTCGAGCCGTGTTTACTGCGACACATAATTTCGCGAAAGGACAGTTTGTCAATGATTTGGCTATTCCAATAGAGGGTCTAGGAGTCGTTATTGTTGCATGGTCCGGGGGGGTATAATCGAAGCTGCGACGGTTTTGGTGTCTGTAAGAGCGGTATGGATACTAATATTCCATTTTCTAATGTCAAATCTAGCGCCGTGGTGTCGGAGAGGGTGGAGCTTGGTCGATCAAGAAACGATCCTTAAGCTCACACGGCCCTCACTTGCAGCATTTAGCATGACTATATCGAATGCCGTCGGTCTTCAAGGAATGATCCTGACAATTGGATGGTTCATGGGTCCAGCGTCGGCAGCTATATTTGGAACAGTAAGAATGCTTTCTAGGGCACCCCTTCAATTCTCTGGCCTTTTATCCCGCGCGAGCATACCAGAATTAACGCGC of Gemmobacter sp. 24YEA27 contains these proteins:
- a CDS encoding YjbF family lipoprotein encodes the protein MTAMTPLKMPLALMLAALVLSGCAGRTSEALMARYAGSPPGEAVSAAPAGAARLIVRIPKAGQSALLHEAGARDGVRRWQASDNVQIYTRDGMIIGTRGLGTDLMSADTGAAAALIREARSAQVPRIYRLLDGEDRLEIRSYICDILPAQAEQVRIGEAEWTTALRVNETCHSPRGALSGTHWVKEGRILQSIQTFDPGFGPVDILFLP
- a CDS encoding polysaccharide biosynthesis/export family protein, with the translated sequence MRNPPLLATLLAGLALSLAGCGIAYQSTSIREGVADGTKVRVIGLTPETTLAANQQAYSPRALPAAFSATAGTHGTMARGLPAPANLPEQRQGVPATRLPPAVAATPYQVGVGDVVLLATKAPANSVAELSGLLAAQNNRQGYTVQDDGAIAIPDVGRVRIAGMTLEDAEAAVFQRLVERQMDPSFSLEVAEFNARKVPIGGAVANPGVAPVTLTPLTLDTALAAVGGIAAPDRSSAVIRIYRAGSLYEIPVTEFLRNQSYQKTRLLDGDTVFVDSDYDLTRAEAYFSEQLALQGARSSAITALSQEVGIRRSELEEQRANFNTRLELGAEKRDYVYLTGEVGKQGRWALPYDQSASLADALFDQGGIAAKTGNPRQIYVLRGSADPREFGALTAWHLDAGAAAGLMLATRFEMRPNDVVYIAQQPVTKWDRVVSQITPSLITVPLNNLTEN
- a CDS encoding sugar transferase; the encoded protein is MADGALSTSCKTTAERTPIPFAGATRKGFYRSYGKRFLDFFLALILVPVVVPVLVVLALLIGRSPFYSQIRIGKDGRTFRMWKLRSMVRDADAALAACLARDPRLRREWDLNQKLDQDPRITRIGRLIRKTSFDELPQLWNVLRGDMSIVGPRPMMLDQKDLYPGQAYYRLRPGLTGPWQVSDRNAVSFRARAQFDEDYEHHLSFRGDCGLILKTIRVVLRATGK
- a CDS encoding WcaI family glycosyltransferase, which codes for MKLLILGINFAPEMISTGLYTTGLAEAMAEAGDQVSVVTAQPYFPAWKVFPGHSRFFWSRGELPSGVRYIRCPHYVPAKPTGARRILHHASFALTSFPVLAWKALIGRPDMVLVIAPALLPAPFAWALARLSGAKCWLHVQDFEVEAAFATGLLKPASLAGRLARKFDRWIHRRFDRVSTISGPMLRKLSEKGLPPGRIFELRNWARLDDVTPLTGPSPYREEFGITEEHVLLYSGNIANKQGLEILPDVAQRLAHRKDLRFVICGQGPFLDELKTLSSGLDNISFFPLQPLERLGDLLGLASLHLLPQIAGVSESVLPSKLTNMLASGRPVLATAEPGTALADEIADCGSVTPPGDAAALAEAISAMLDNPEQREACGLAARARALEHWDNKRILERFRLAAHDLTGQPQPIAHPAAKATEASLIKRTRQT
- the gmd gene encoding GDP-mannose 4,6-dehydratase: MKKALITGITGQDGSYLAEFLLEKGYEVHGIKRRASSFNTQRVDHIYQDPHVSNAHFRLHYGDLTDSSNLTRILQEVQPDEVYNLGAQSHVAVSFEAPEYTADVDGIGTLRLLEAIRFLGLEKKTRFYQASTSELYGLVQETPQRETTPFWPRSPYAVAKLYAYWITVNYREAYGIYACNGILFNHESPRRGETFVTRKITRGLANIAQGLEPCLFMGNIDSLRDWGHAKDYVRMQWMMLQQDVAEDFVIATGVQYSVRQFITWSAQELGIELAFTGEGVSEIATVVSVSGDKAPAVRPGDVVMRIDPRYFRPAEVETLLGDPAKAKEKLGWVPEITVQEMCSEMVAEDLKVAKRHAFLKAHGHDVQVSVEG
- a CDS encoding GDP-L-fucose synthase, which translates into the protein MSYDLSNKRIWVAGHRGMVGGAVVRRLASEGCEVITAGRDVVDLVDQAQVKAWMAETKPDAIVLAAAKVGGIKANNDFPVDFLYQNLMIETNILQAAHENDVERVLFLGSSCIYPKLAPQPIREDSLLTGPLEPTNEWYAIAKIAGIRLTQAYRQQYGRDWISAMPTNLYGPGDNYDLSSSHVLPALLRKFHEAKVSGAETVTVWGSGTPLREFMHCDDLADALVFLLKEYSGFDHINVGSGVEVTIRELAETIAKEVGYEVNLVFDAAKPDGTPRKLMNTSRLHELGWNNARSLKQGIHSAYEEFLSRDNN